In Mustelus asterias chromosome 17, sMusAst1.hap1.1, whole genome shotgun sequence, the following are encoded in one genomic region:
- the dnajc28 gene encoding dnaJ homolog subfamily C member 28 — MLIAKRSCADTCSRSARMFLGYRAMSRSLRDCYRLLNVQEGCNAEEVKEAYLKLVKLHHPDTGSGADPVKFMQVKEAYKAVVKHLAEKRAADSETEDDEEDQLKHMAPQHRQYLSFEGIGIGTPSQREKQYRKFRMNRATEQVLDYRKQKLQHEELENTMMVKDVQQSKKIKITQAVERLVEDLIQESMAKGEFDNLSGKGKPLQKFSQYPYIDPMTHNLNRILIENGYQPQWIVQQKEIKQTKEKLQNDMVAYRKKLGESLTLHSQKQWNLKCEQFRDEIKQLNKTVDHFNLIVPLLNRQMLHYNPDKELAIVLKKYEVCLEASKATSEVVVKSAEGSDTSIHAKNSLFSWLKLFLK, encoded by the coding sequence ATGCTGATAGCTAAGAGGAGCTGTGCTGACACCTGCAGTCGAAGTGCCAGGATGTTTTTGGGTTACAGAGCAATGAGCAGAAGCCTCCGAGACTGTTACCGCTTGCTCAATGTGCAGGAGGGCTGCAACGCCGAAGAGGTGAAGGAAGCCTATCTCAAACTGGTCAAGTTGCACCATCCAGATACTGGTTCTGGGGCAGATCCTGTGAAGTTCATGCAGGTGAAAGAAGCTTACAAGGCTGTGGTCAAACACTTAGCTGAGAAAAGGGCGGCAGATTCTGAAACAGAGGACGACGAGGAAGACCAATTGAAGCACATGGCACCCCAACACAGACAGTACCTTAGCTTCGAGGGCATTGGCATTGGAACGCCAAGTCAACGTGAGAAACAGTACAGAAAATTCAGAATGAACCGTGCCACTGAGCAAGTGCTGGACTACAGAAAACAGAAACTGCAACACGAGGAGCTGGAGAATACTATGATGGTGAAAGATGTCCAGCAGAGCAAGAAAATTAAGATAACCCAAGCAGTGGAACGGTTGGTGGAAGATCTCATCCAGGAATCAATGGCCAAAGGTGAATTTGATAACCTAAGTGGCAAAGGTAAACCACTGCAAAAGTTTTCCCAGTATCCATACATTGACCCCATGACTCACAATCTGAACAGGATACTCATAGAAAATGGGTATCAACCACAATGGattgtccagcagaaagaaataaAACAGACCAAAGAGAAGCTCCAAAATGATATGGTGGCCTATAGGAAGAAGCTTGGAGAGTCGCTGACCCTCCACAGCCAGAAACAGTGGAACCTCAAGTGTGAGCAGTTCAGGGATGAGATTAAGCAGCTCAATAAAACGGTCGATCATTTCAATTTAATTGTCCCTCTGCTGAACAGGCAGATGCTGCACTACAATCCAGATAAAGAACTTGCTATCGTACTGAAGAAATATGAGGTGTGCTTGGAAGCAAGCAAGGCCACTTCAGAGGTTGTGGTAAAATCAGCCGAGGGAAGTGACACATCTATACATGCAAAAAACAGCCTGTTCTCTTGGCTCAAACTCTTCCTGAAATAA